Proteins from one Thalassophryne amazonica chromosome 20, fThaAma1.1, whole genome shotgun sequence genomic window:
- the psmg2 gene encoding proteasome assembly chaperone 2: MFISSQNTPPCFKDFTLVMPAVAVGNVGQLAVDLIVSTLNMSRVGYMHTDCLVPMVGNNPYTTCKEDADELHTSAEVYTAAETKLAVLQIRSPIIQNKAKTFRQLLVSWIKTSGFSRTIVLSSSHAYQRDDQQLQGTPLRYLITPALLKLCEGEVKELAWKEMEQVPPFPGITDANIESRFSIPGGGITKGLFTDSCAEDLPLAVLLLFCSEGNNIPEAFALVNHVNDWLHLLDNPRQGPNQWRIPSSWKLLFGSGIPPALF, from the exons ATGTTTATTTCCTCACAAAATACACCGCCGTGCTTTAAAGACTTCACCCTGGTGATG CCAGCCGTGGCCGTTGGTAATGTGGGCCAGCTGGCAGTTGACCTGATTGTGAGCACCCTCAATATGAGCCGAGTGGGCTACATGCACACAGACTGTCTCGTCCCCATGGTGGGAAACAACCCGTACACCACCTGCAAAGAAGATGCTGATGAGTTACACACATCTGCAGAAG TATACACAGCAGCAGAAACGAAGCTGGCAGTTCTTCAGATCAGGTCGCCAATTATTCAG AATAAAGCTAAAACGTTTCGCCAGTTGCTTGTGTCTTGGATCAAAACCAGTGGATTCTCCAGGACAATCGTCCTGTCCAGCAGCCACGCCTATCAAAGAGACGACCAGCAGCTGCAAGG AACTCCTCTGAGGTACCTGATCACACCGGCCCTGCTGAAGCTGTGTGAGGGAGAGGTGAAGGAGCTGGCCTGGAAGGAAATGGAGCAGGTGCCACCCTTCCCGGGAATCACAGATGCCAACATAGAGTCTCGATTCTCCATCCCTGGAGGCGGTATCACCAAAGGCCTCTTTACAGACAG TTGCGCAGAGGATTTGCCACTGGCCGTGCTTCTGCTTTTCTGCTCAGAAGGCAACAATATCCCAGAAGCCTTCGCCCTCGTCAACCACGTCAATGACTGGCTCCATCTGCTGGACAATCCT AGGCAAGGACCAAACCAGTGGAGGATTCCAAGTTCTTGGAAGCTTCTTTTTGGCAGTGGCATCCCTCCAGCACTCTTCTAA